In the genome of Treponema pedis, one region contains:
- a CDS encoding FlgD immunoglobulin-like domain containing protein, protein MKRKKRKLIIFALLLPAILQAQTIATWTGNANDGKWETASNWSTSTVPDETTEVVIPELTLPPPPNYYPNISNNITAKAKKLTVNQNATLTLEGTLEVKEDLTNNGTINTAAKGTIKIGKNLTNNGTVKVKEVIPTGDDITIKGTSTAAHTEIGNLTMENAGGKTLKINGKIKTTLKISGTETAKTFLKIEGEGTSGEITLANNGEGSFLEIDTNKVKITSNGKNFKANTSKLKDGSRPDNENPQNGWIFTAASLKWTGSNDSEGNKWEKAEHWEPKMLPSKQDTVTIPSVLLNKAKWPKVTASGAKAKKITLASGGSLDLDEYTISAASGNSEMDISGTLKLQYTDNQKTWFKQMPNKITLQESSTVEINGNGTALVLHNAETSNTGFKNLTINGNGSVTVTADSEPIKVKKEFKVTGTVTLNAELTAETVTVGNSGTSLTANKKITVNSKLENNGTFKSENEIIFPPSNDNMVIKVADNMTQDKTVFKKLTCQNAGRKTLSINGKIKVTDDLTLSGTSTTNQLTINGSNGTSAIYLTSSQNDKGNHLKINTDSIKINEGDFKPYYKMQNSTDNSGNPTNKNGWVFDETFELKNSFMKVNGNELYIVFKRDTEENEFIHSKLEIKKGSSPPIAYSLTSPQPVKHKTISGPLAVWKYTLNKPVSADEILQKDMKIEISHFDKNHGKFKISDIGIGLTDVLFAANSRTIRDFSGEKELPKLNTAVVTVPAGSSKNVKLYLSFNKNGFWYPSFLQPLEILEASENKIFSEYSGETEGAKIKFTLVDTDSNFKEGTVAQFMFVYDNWLPCARLKHPSDIFSFDVWKFQIIGVQYQRGGVSIFNNVINPDKEEKVSLQVSLQKRGILTIQIMTLDGSIVKTLERSEKSAGTHFYYWDGKNNSGISVARGLYFIRIAGPNIDETRKVMIIKN, encoded by the coding sequence ATGAAAAGGAAGAAAAGAAAACTTATTATTTTTGCGCTATTGTTACCCGCAATACTGCAAGCGCAAACAATTGCAACGTGGACGGGTAATGCCAATGACGGTAAATGGGAAACCGCTAGTAATTGGAGTACTTCAACCGTACCCGATGAAACTACGGAAGTTGTAATCCCCGAACTTACCCTCCCCCCTCCCCCGAACTATTACCCTAACATTTCAAATAATATAACGGCAAAAGCAAAAAAGTTAACTGTAAACCAAAACGCAACATTGACATTGGAAGGAACCCTTGAAGTTAAGGAAGATTTAACAAATAACGGAACAATAAACACTGCTGCCAAAGGAACAATAAAAATCGGGAAAAATCTTACCAATAACGGAACCGTAAAAGTAAAAGAAGTTATCCCCACGGGTGATGACATTACAATTAAGGGTACATCAACTGCGGCACATACGGAAATCGGAAATTTAACGATGGAAAATGCGGGCGGTAAAACGCTTAAAATAAACGGAAAAATTAAAACGACTTTAAAGATTTCAGGTACGGAAACTGCAAAGACCTTTCTTAAAATAGAAGGAGAAGGCACCTCTGGTGAAATTACTTTAGCCAACAACGGAGAAGGGAGCTTTCTTGAAATTGATACGAATAAAGTTAAGATAACAAGTAACGGTAAAAATTTTAAAGCAAATACAAGCAAGTTAAAAGACGGTTCAAGACCTGATAACGAAAATCCTCAAAACGGGTGGATTTTTACGGCGGCAAGTTTAAAGTGGACTGGAAGTAATGACTCCGAAGGTAACAAGTGGGAAAAAGCGGAACACTGGGAGCCGAAAATGCTCCCTTCAAAACAAGATACCGTTACAATTCCGAGCGTGCTTTTAAATAAAGCGAAATGGCCGAAAGTTACCGCATCGGGAGCAAAAGCAAAAAAAATAACATTGGCAAGCGGCGGCTCTCTCGATTTAGACGAGTATACAATTTCCGCAGCTTCCGGTAACTCCGAAATGGATATTTCAGGTACACTGAAATTGCAATATACCGATAACCAAAAAACTTGGTTTAAACAAATGCCCAACAAAATAACCCTTCAAGAAAGCTCTACGGTTGAAATTAACGGCAACGGAACGGCCTTGGTTCTTCATAATGCGGAAACTTCCAATACAGGCTTTAAAAACCTTACTATAAACGGAAACGGCTCCGTAACCGTAACTGCCGACTCAGAACCAATTAAAGTAAAAAAAGAATTTAAGGTAACGGGAACCGTAACATTAAATGCGGAATTAACCGCCGAAACCGTTACCGTCGGTAACAGCGGAACTTCATTAACCGCAAATAAAAAAATAACGGTAAATTCCAAATTGGAAAATAACGGCACTTTTAAATCGGAAAACGAGATTATTTTCCCTCCTTCAAATGACAATATGGTTATAAAGGTTGCCGACAATATGACGCAAGATAAAACCGTATTTAAAAAATTAACTTGTCAAAATGCCGGGAGAAAAACCTTAAGCATAAACGGTAAAATAAAAGTAACCGACGACTTAACTTTATCGGGAACCTCTACTACAAATCAACTTACAATAAACGGCAGTAACGGCACATCGGCTATTTATCTTACCTCTTCCCAAAACGATAAGGGCAATCATTTAAAAATAAACACGGACAGCATAAAAATAAACGAAGGCGATTTTAAGCCGTATTATAAAATGCAAAACAGCACGGATAATAGCGGAAACCCAACAAACAAAAACGGCTGGGTATTTGACGAGACCTTCGAGCTTAAAAACTCTTTTATGAAGGTAAACGGCAACGAGCTTTACATAGTTTTTAAACGCGACACGGAAGAAAACGAATTTATCCATTCAAAATTGGAAATAAAAAAAGGAAGTTCTCCTCCCATTGCCTATAGCTTAACTTCTCCGCAGCCTGTAAAGCATAAAACAATTTCGGGACCACTTGCCGTTTGGAAATACACCTTAAACAAACCCGTATCGGCAGATGAGATTTTACAAAAAGATATGAAAATAGAAATAAGCCATTTTGATAAAAACCACGGAAAATTCAAAATTTCCGATATAGGCATAGGTCTTACGGACGTTTTATTCGCCGCCAACTCAAGAACAATCCGTGATTTTTCAGGAGAAAAGGAATTACCCAAACTTAACACGGCGGTAGTAACCGTTCCGGCAGGTTCATCAAAAAACGTAAAACTTTATCTAAGTTTTAATAAAAACGGCTTTTGGTATCCTTCATTTTTACAACCGCTTGAAATTTTGGAAGCCTCGGAAAACAAAATCTTCAGCGAGTATTCGGGCGAAACGGAAGGCGCAAAAATAAAGTTTACCCTCGTTGATACGGATTCCAATTTTAAAGAAGGAACCGTCGCGCAATTTATGTTTGTTTACGATAATTGGCTTCCCTGTGCAAGACTTAAACACCCTTCCGATATTTTTTCTTTTGATGTATGGAAATTCCAAATTATAGGAGTTCAGTACCAAAGGGGCGGAGTTTCGATTTTTAACAATGTAATAAATCCCGATAAAGAAGAAAAAGTTTCGCTGCAAGTTTCATTACAAAAGCGCGGGATTTTAACCATACAGATTATGACGCTTGACGGCAGCATAGTAAAAACATTGGAGCGCTCGGAAAAAAGTGCGGGCACCCATTTTTATTATTGGGACGGAAAAAACAATTCAGGAATTTCCGTCGCAAGGGGCTTATATTTTATAAGAATAGCAGGACCTAATATCGACGAAACGAGAAAGGTTATGATTATAAAAAATTAA
- a CDS encoding InlB B-repeat-containing protein, which yields MKKQFRFFGALLLIIMLIGGCQPSIGTAWYNKSVQQDKPEILITSLIVKNTAAIPADFDGNAFGEFGNAKTYLVNLESGTYDIAAEDIKVDAVDAANKDKVLDVWVSVNGGGINNLSSGTSAHITVKIRDNQGNYEELEKIIKLTVEESDGEEADLIPGQDGQQIENPIDSYGHKKYIKTITSTSHQKEPFEYYTEDFDFPASFFDKWVLQMPSMSGKIANYKFRDGSWSSSGYEESCSNPNIGSGLETVSNVRVYRYKNRADRWTGADQQHFTPSPPLYDEQKEKGFYFYRFTGSVAVIGGIDNSMFCVDKNSKFLFYYSDPGHLKDILGNKVPEKWTDYNAPSSDAHHYFDKPFYMSDPVGFVKKDGSVVIYDWVKSAINNSDYRARQNFTEVAGKSSSKPGRSPYRDKVNYEEYHIETAPNPLYTASKPIILKQPQGISVQPNTSGAVFTIKVKDVPKDIGGDSSKDEELSYQWYTSDTALNTGGNAVSGETSSSYSPDVSAEKDIYVYCLVTNTNKANNRTETTASDAVRLRVTNGNLITDAAFPNILKQPKGKTLIMGDNAKIFLKIEADSPDNGSLSYQWYKSSSATAASGEAISGANTTEYKFSPDTSSSSLTYYYCVVKNTNNSVNGNKTAEKISDFAKIEVEQAYRVKFSVAGGAGSLAAIYNGKAIKSGDFVKSGKTVKFIATPEPTYKVKQWIGVSPNASLTDQTLAELKVNAAADVAVSFERRMQLKIMPKIYNDDLKSWSTADSDHFTHKYTDGVHLAHKFSVKVEGGGQSLAADWNKMIAVEDNGGRWLRVKGEDFVKVGTDKSADGGSTIDNTYSQFGNMKIIFTNYLLKANRHDYWWAEWTTFGGGSVYPLQAIDDNSVFPLVYDEVANIWTTDKNNVQIKSSDNIPLPAEYEGTKPDPNRKISYKGVTVSYDENFTLAAGEEKDFEITYKVQNPDTKSEGTVKVIYTVSWK from the coding sequence ATGAAAAAACAATTTAGATTTTTCGGGGCGTTATTATTGATTATAATGCTCATAGGCGGTTGTCAACCGTCGATAGGAACTGCATGGTATAATAAATCCGTGCAGCAGGATAAGCCTGAAATACTTATAACTTCTTTAATCGTTAAAAATACGGCTGCAATACCGGCAGATTTTGACGGGAATGCTTTCGGCGAATTCGGCAATGCTAAAACTTATCTGGTTAACCTTGAATCGGGCACTTACGATATTGCCGCCGAAGATATTAAGGTGGACGCGGTAGATGCGGCAAATAAGGATAAGGTGCTTGACGTATGGGTAAGCGTAAACGGCGGAGGTATCAATAATTTAAGCTCCGGGACATCTGCGCATATTACCGTTAAAATTCGGGATAATCAGGGTAATTATGAGGAATTGGAAAAGATAATTAAATTAACAGTCGAAGAAAGCGACGGAGAAGAAGCGGATTTAATCCCCGGACAAGACGGGCAACAGATTGAAAATCCCATTGATTCTTACGGGCATAAAAAATATATCAAAACGATAACCTCAACTTCACATCAAAAAGAGCCTTTCGAGTATTATACCGAAGATTTCGACTTTCCGGCAAGTTTTTTCGATAAATGGGTGCTTCAAATGCCCAGTATGTCGGGTAAAATTGCCAATTATAAGTTTAGAGACGGTTCCTGGTCGTCAAGCGGGTATGAAGAATCCTGTTCCAATCCCAACATAGGCTCGGGGCTTGAAACTGTGTCGAATGTAAGGGTTTATCGATATAAAAACAGGGCCGACCGTTGGACAGGCGCAGACCAACAGCATTTTACACCTTCGCCCCCTCTTTACGATGAACAAAAAGAAAAAGGATTTTATTTTTATCGCTTTACCGGTTCCGTTGCAGTTATAGGCGGAATAGATAACTCAATGTTTTGCGTAGATAAAAATTCAAAATTTTTATTTTATTACAGCGACCCGGGACATTTAAAAGATATATTGGGAAATAAGGTACCGGAAAAATGGACGGATTATAATGCTCCTTCATCAGATGCCCATCATTATTTTGACAAACCCTTTTATATGTCCGACCCCGTAGGTTTTGTAAAAAAAGACGGTTCCGTAGTTATTTATGATTGGGTAAAGAGTGCCATAAATAACAGCGATTACCGTGCCAGACAAAATTTTACGGAAGTTGCAGGCAAAAGTTCGTCCAAGCCGGGCAGGTCGCCTTACAGGGATAAGGTTAATTATGAAGAATATCATATAGAAACGGCTCCGAACCCCTTATATACGGCTTCCAAACCGATTATTTTAAAGCAGCCTCAAGGAATTTCCGTACAGCCTAATACTTCGGGAGCGGTTTTTACGATAAAGGTTAAGGACGTTCCGAAAGATATAGGAGGCGATTCTTCCAAGGACGAAGAGCTTTCGTATCAGTGGTATACCTCGGATACGGCCTTAAATACGGGCGGAAATGCGGTTTCGGGCGAAACGTCTTCTTCATATAGCCCCGACGTAAGCGCTGAAAAGGATATTTACGTTTATTGTCTTGTAACCAATACAAATAAGGCAAATAACAGGACGGAAACAACGGCTTCCGATGCCGTAAGACTTAGGGTTACAAACGGGAATTTGATAACGGACGCCGCTTTTCCCAATATATTAAAACAACCTAAGGGTAAAACCCTTATTATGGGCGATAACGCCAAAATTTTCTTAAAAATAGAAGCGGATTCACCCGATAACGGGTCTCTTTCATATCAGTGGTATAAGTCTTCAAGCGCAACTGCGGCTTCAGGCGAGGCTATAAGCGGAGCAAATACGACCGAATATAAATTTTCGCCCGATACCTCCTCTTCAAGCCTTACATATTATTACTGTGTAGTTAAAAATACGAATAATTCGGTAAACGGGAATAAAACCGCCGAAAAAATAAGCGATTTTGCAAAAATTGAAGTGGAGCAGGCTTACAGGGTTAAATTTTCCGTTGCAGGAGGAGCGGGTTCTCTGGCGGCAATTTATAACGGAAAAGCTATAAAATCGGGAGATTTTGTAAAAAGCGGGAAGACGGTAAAGTTTATCGCAACTCCTGAGCCTACATATAAGGTTAAACAATGGATAGGAGTAAGTCCCAACGCCTCTCTTACGGACCAAACTTTGGCCGAATTGAAGGTAAATGCCGCCGCCGATGTTGCCGTAAGTTTTGAAAGACGTATGCAGCTTAAGATAATGCCTAAAATTTATAATGATGATTTAAAATCCTGGTCTACTGCGGACAGCGACCATTTTACTCACAAATATACCGACGGAGTGCATTTGGCTCATAAATTTTCCGTAAAAGTGGAAGGCGGCGGGCAAAGTCTTGCAGCCGACTGGAATAAAATGATAGCCGTTGAGGACAATGGAGGAAGGTGGCTTAGGGTAAAAGGAGAAGATTTTGTAAAAGTGGGTACCGACAAATCCGCAGACGGAGGTTCAACAATAGATAATACATATTCTCAGTTTGGGAACATGAAAATTATTTTTACTAATTATTTATTAAAGGCGAACCGTCACGATTATTGGTGGGCTGAATGGACTACATTTGGCGGCGGAAGCGTTTATCCGTTACAGGCTATAGATGATAACAGTGTATTCCCTCTGGTTTATGATGAAGTTGCAAATATATGGACGACGGATAAAAACAATGTTCAAATTAAAAGTTCGGATAATATTCCGCTTCCCGCCGAATATGAAGGAACCAAGCCGGACCCGAATCGGAAAATTTCATATAAGGGAGTTACGGTTTCCTATGACGAAAACTTTACTCTTGCAGCCGGTGAAGAAAAAGACTTTGAAATTACATATAAAGTGCAAAATCCCGATACGAAATCGGAAGGCACCGTAAAGGTAATTTATACCGTAAGCTGGAAATAA
- a CDS encoding ABC transporter permease: MNYCYKLLVLKIKEQLSFKNDSVLWLIVRVLNSIMGILVLIFIFNKTLEIKGFNREECLLIYSLYTISVDVFYCFFAWTLWYSNVYILQGKLSSVLQLPVNPFLYITFDNFALSEVFGIITGLLIFIYSAYTLNLSIITILSLFLFLAAGTLGIIGIFLIVSSFSIKHPKIEEAFSPLMDMLDFAQYPISIYNAFIRFILTYLFPVSMIAFYPAAFSLHKYSFNIKFIILPVYSVCIFITGYLLFIKSIKKYEGTGI, from the coding sequence ATGAATTATTGTTATAAACTTTTAGTTTTAAAAATAAAAGAGCAGCTTTCTTTTAAAAATGATTCCGTTTTATGGTTAATTGTTAGAGTTTTAAATTCCATAATGGGAATATTGGTTCTTATTTTTATCTTTAACAAAACTCTTGAAATAAAAGGGTTTAATAGAGAAGAGTGTTTACTGATTTATTCTTTATATACAATCTCAGTTGATGTTTTTTATTGTTTTTTCGCTTGGACACTTTGGTATTCAAATGTGTATATTTTGCAAGGTAAATTAAGTTCAGTATTGCAGCTTCCGGTTAATCCTTTTTTGTATATCACCTTTGATAATTTTGCCCTATCTGAAGTTTTCGGAATTATTACCGGTTTACTCATTTTTATTTATTCGGCTTATACCCTAAATTTAAGTATAATAACAATCTTGTCTTTATTCTTATTTTTAGCCGCAGGAACGCTCGGCATTATCGGCATATTTTTGATAGTTTCATCTTTTTCTATAAAACATCCTAAAATAGAAGAAGCATTTTCACCTTTAATGGATATGCTTGATTTTGCGCAATATCCCATATCCATTTATAATGCGTTTATCAGGTTCATTCTGACCTACCTATTTCCCGTTTCAATGATAGCATTTTATCCTGCTGCTTTCAGCTTGCATAAATATTCATTTAATATTAAATTTATTATTTTACCGGTATATTCCGTGTGTATTTTTATTACCGGTTATCTATTGTTTATAAAAAGCATAAAAAAATATGAAGGAACGGGAATTTAA
- a CDS encoding ABC transporter permease translates to MKYLLGIISLNIKQHLYFKISAVFSIFSLLFLFLIKSSVWSQLGNTDYISYFALITIVGSFIGVNTDRYFQTVYQTGSISFLLLRPINFALNIFLQDFAKSLTGFILKSLPLLIVLILFFDVNIYYGIVNLCLFILSVFCAYLFNWFTAYIIGLCVFFYGNNEGFIQIKNILFLFFSGSLIPVDFFPKTLQKILNYLPFRVLYQIPIEVLNNSNLKSFSLISRQLYWILFLLVFTCIFHRAAIKKIEIMGG, encoded by the coding sequence ATGAAATATTTACTGGGAATTATTTCTTTAAATATTAAACAGCACTTGTATTTTAAAATATCGGCAGTTTTTTCCATATTTTCCTTGTTGTTTTTATTTTTAATAAAATCTTCGGTTTGGTCTCAACTGGGAAATACGGATTATATTTCTTATTTTGCCCTTATAACTATAGTAGGCTCTTTTATCGGCGTAAATACCGATAGATATTTTCAAACTGTTTATCAAACAGGTTCTATTTCTTTTCTTTTATTAAGACCTATCAATTTCGCTCTTAATATCTTTTTACAAGATTTTGCGAAAAGTCTTACAGGATTTATATTAAAATCCCTGCCTTTGCTTATAGTTTTAATTTTGTTTTTTGATGTAAACATCTATTACGGTATAGTAAATTTATGTTTATTTATCCTTTCGGTTTTTTGTGCATATTTATTTAATTGGTTTACGGCTTATATTATCGGTTTGTGCGTTTTCTTTTACGGTAATAATGAGGGCTTTATTCAAATTAAAAATATTTTATTTTTATTTTTTTCAGGTTCTTTGATTCCTGTTGATTTTTTTCCTAAAACTTTACAAAAAATCTTAAATTATTTACCGTTTAGAGTTCTGTATCAAATTCCTATTGAGGTTTTAAACAACAGCAATTTAAAATCATTTAGTTTAATATCAAGACAATTATATTGGATATTATTTCTTTTGGTGTTTACCTGTATTTTTCATAGAGCGGCAATAAAAAAAATAGAGATAATGGGCGGATAA
- a CDS encoding ABC transporter ATP-binding protein, translating to MIELKNISKTYKTQERRFGLLGIVKDMFKPDYSEVKALTDISFKIENNENVAIVGKNGSGKSTLIKIISGILRPTSGEVLFNQKNIYENQKEYKRNIGVIFGQRSQLYQNMIFRESLELFRLIYKIEKDEANKRLETLIDLFKLENLLKKPIREMSLGQKMKCEIVSVLFHNPKILLLDEPTIGLDLEVKEQFYNLIKTYKQSNDIILILVSHNSDDIKNLSERLLVLNNGKLQEDIRTHEFIENYDKSKIVTLLYKKHIDLTEKLQNNFNTIDKDIQNNSISFEVDKQVTMEEIFNSLDDKENIYDIKIENEDFSKILLNYYKDKKPE from the coding sequence ATGATAGAACTTAAAAATATTAGTAAAACATATAAAACACAGGAAAGAAGATTCGGGCTTTTAGGTATTGTAAAAGATATGTTTAAACCCGATTATTCTGAGGTTAAGGCTTTAACGGATATTTCTTTTAAGATTGAGAATAATGAAAATGTGGCGATAGTCGGCAAAAACGGTTCGGGGAAATCGACCTTGATAAAAATTATTTCAGGTATTTTGCGTCCTACAAGCGGAGAAGTTCTATTTAATCAAAAAAATATCTATGAAAATCAAAAAGAATACAAACGGAATATAGGTGTTATCTTCGGTCAAAGAAGTCAGCTCTACCAAAATATGATTTTTAGAGAATCTTTAGAGCTTTTTAGACTTATTTATAAAATCGAAAAAGATGAAGCAAATAAAAGGCTTGAAACTCTTATCGATTTGTTTAAACTTGAAAATCTTTTAAAAAAACCGATTCGAGAAATGTCTTTAGGACAAAAAATGAAGTGTGAAATAGTTTCGGTTTTATTTCATAATCCTAAAATCCTTCTTTTAGATGAGCCTACGATAGGCTTGGACCTTGAAGTAAAAGAACAATTTTATAATCTGATAAAAACTTATAAACAGTCAAATGATATTATTTTAATTTTAGTTTCTCATAATTCAGATGATATAAAAAATCTATCGGAAAGATTATTGGTTTTAAACAACGGAAAATTACAAGAAGATATAAGAACTCATGAATTTATAGAAAATTACGATAAGTCTAAAATTGTTACACTTTTGTATAAAAAGCATATTGATTTAACCGAAAAACTACAAAACAATTTTAACACAATAGATAAAGATATTCAAAACAACAGTATTTCATTTGAAGTTGATAAACAGGTTACGATGGAAGAAATTTTTAATTCTTTAGATGATAAAGAAAATATTTATGATATAAAAATTGAAAATGAAGATTTTTCTAAAATTTTATTAAATTATTACAAGGATAAAAAACCGGAATGA
- a CDS encoding radical SAM/SPASM domain-containing protein, producing MKFRYKLENPDKLYERVSKPIIEKKRDITVNIFVGEPTLNIKGVLYFLEKMNVSAHKLKVKKYYQTVTNGYLLNQEIIKKLYDLGVSDFQITLDGVKEEHNIRQSIVFNSFDNSTFGNKKYSIETIENISYNEFANKYSLEMMYSDGFSKKCEHCNFVPFCRGGCQFAASEENNGQYGYPFCEKVHMQEQLKGFILNNIYR from the coding sequence ATGAAATTCAGGTATAAGTTAGAAAATCCTGATAAACTTTATGAACGGGTTAGTAAGCCTATTATTGAAAAGAAAAGAGATATTACTGTTAATATTTTTGTAGGTGAACCGACATTAAATATTAAAGGTGTATTGTATTTTTTAGAAAAGATGAATGTTTCGGCACACAAATTAAAGGTAAAAAAATATTATCAAACGGTTACTAACGGATATCTATTAAATCAAGAGATTATTAAGAAATTATACGATTTAGGTGTATCGGATTTTCAGATAACGCTTGATGGAGTAAAAGAAGAGCATAATATAAGACAAAGTATTGTATTTAATTCTTTTGATAATTCGACATTTGGAAATAAAAAATATTCCATAGAAACAATTGAAAATATTAGTTATAATGAATTTGCAAATAAGTACAGTTTAGAAATGATGTATTCAGACGGGTTTTCAAAAAAATGTGAGCATTGTAATTTTGTTCCTTTTTGCAGAGGTGGGTGTCAATTTGCAGCATCGGAAGAAAATAATGGGCAATATGGATATCCGTTTTGTGAAAAAGTGCATATGCAGGAACAGTTAAAAGGTTTTATTTTAAATAATATTTACCGATAG
- a CDS encoding FeoA family protein: protein MIILKAGEKASVLRFDGTGAEFSRLRSFGIDVNTELTVVTSQADKQGPMLLLVNGAKYAVDYDLASKILVCP, encoded by the coding sequence TTGATTATTTTAAAAGCAGGTGAAAAGGCTTCGGTTTTGCGTTTTGACGGCACGGGAGCGGAGTTCAGCAGATTACGCAGTTTTGGAATTGATGTAAATACCGAACTTACCGTTGTAACATCGCAAGCCGATAAACAGGGGCCTATGCTCCTTTTGGTAAACGGTGCTAAATATGCGGTAGATTACGATTTGGCTTCAAAAATTTTAGTTTGTCCGTAA
- a CDS encoding FeoA family protein: protein MTLDELEQGKSAVIESIEVTGMTLQRLISLGFTPGAELSVVRKAPLLDPFDISICGSLVAVRKEEAKKIIVNSGT from the coding sequence ATGACTCTTGATGAGTTGGAACAGGGAAAAAGTGCGGTAATCGAATCTATCGAAGTTACCGGAATGACATTGCAGCGTCTTATAAGCTTGGGCTTTACGCCGGGCGCCGAATTATCCGTTGTACGGAAAGCGCCGCTTTTGGACCCTTTTGACATTTCTATTTGCGGTTCTCTTGTTGCGGTACGCAAAGAAGAAGCGAAAAAAATTATAGTTAATTCGGGAACATAA